Proteins from one Hydrogenophaga sp. SL48 genomic window:
- a CDS encoding glycosyltransferase, producing MQYPTPATPPAPDCDVVVVVPVYRNAPTLPELAQRVAQALGPTGWRHRLLFVVDASPDDAWPVVQALARQDPRIAGLLLASNQGQHRALLAGMAQVHARWVAVMDADLQDPPELLPELIAACQRTGHTAFARRQGVYQGLGRMLTSRLFKTVLGWLLRMPADVGTYLVMPQAVRERMVRAGLEHPQVVVMARAFSPGWCGVPVRRQPRPVGTSAYSAMGRMKAALRSLRCAWACRRALAHDKLPTPLTDAPVADRVNLAP from the coding sequence ATGCAGTACCCGACCCCGGCCACGCCACCGGCGCCCGACTGCGATGTGGTCGTGGTGGTGCCGGTCTACCGCAACGCGCCCACCCTGCCCGAGCTGGCCCAGCGCGTCGCGCAGGCCCTGGGGCCGACCGGCTGGCGCCACCGGTTGCTGTTCGTGGTCGATGCCAGCCCCGACGATGCGTGGCCGGTGGTGCAGGCACTGGCCCGGCAAGACCCGCGCATCGCGGGGCTCCTGCTCGCCAGCAACCAGGGACAGCACCGCGCCCTGCTCGCGGGCATGGCGCAGGTCCATGCGCGGTGGGTCGCGGTCATGGACGCCGACCTGCAGGACCCACCCGAGTTGCTGCCCGAGCTGATCGCGGCCTGCCAGCGCACGGGCCACACGGCGTTCGCGCGGCGCCAGGGCGTGTACCAGGGCCTCGGGCGGATGTTGACCTCGCGCCTGTTCAAGACCGTGCTGGGCTGGCTGCTGCGCATGCCGGCGGACGTGGGCACCTACCTGGTGATGCCCCAGGCGGTCCGGGAGCGCATGGTCCGCGCCGGCCTCGAACACCCCCAGGTCGTGGTGATGGCGCGGGCGTTTTCGCCGGGCTGGTGTGGCGTGCCCGTCAGGCGCCAGCCTCGCCCGGTCGGCACCTCGGCCTATTCGGCCATGGGGCGCATGAAGGCCGCGTTGCGCAGCCTGCGCTGTGCCTGGGCCTGCCGGCGCGCCCTGGCCCACGACAAGCTGCCAACGCCACTCACCGACGCGCCCGTGGCGGACCGGGTCAACCTCGCGCCATGA
- a CDS encoding NAD-dependent epimerase/dehydratase family protein produces MDAEPLHALASRFRGRRLLVTGGAGAIGANLIRALLTAGGRVDATVRPGGQAWRLAGLGEALTRHDVDVGNADALEQVFARVRPEFVFHLAVPRGHDAAARDEMLRVNVLGAQALLGCVRRHAVERLVVAGSSLEYAPSDTALKETAPIAPLTWHGATKAAAAVLYRQAAAEGGAPVSVLRLFHVYGPWESAHRLAPTAIRAALSGDTMPMTAGGIRRDWVHVHDVCEALLLAADKAAPGDVFNIGSGVETSNEALVACVESVLGRSVRRSAGELPPRATDAEHRFADRSLAQARLGWVPRYSLADGLRQTAAWHARHPSAWSDPDDQRPEAV; encoded by the coding sequence ATGGACGCTGAACCGCTGCACGCGCTGGCGTCGCGCTTCCGGGGCCGGCGGCTGCTGGTCACCGGCGGGGCCGGGGCCATTGGCGCCAACCTGATCCGGGCCCTGCTCACGGCCGGTGGCCGGGTCGACGCCACCGTCCGCCCGGGCGGCCAGGCCTGGCGGCTGGCCGGGCTGGGCGAGGCGCTCACCCGGCACGACGTCGACGTGGGCAACGCCGACGCGCTGGAGCAGGTGTTCGCCCGGGTGCGGCCCGAGTTCGTGTTCCACCTCGCCGTGCCGCGTGGCCACGACGCGGCGGCGCGCGACGAGATGCTGCGCGTGAACGTGCTGGGCGCCCAGGCCTTGCTGGGCTGCGTGCGCCGCCACGCGGTGGAACGGCTGGTGGTGGCCGGCAGTTCGCTGGAATACGCGCCGTCCGACACGGCCCTGAAGGAAACCGCCCCCATCGCCCCGCTGACCTGGCACGGCGCCACCAAGGCCGCCGCGGCCGTGCTGTACCGGCAGGCGGCGGCCGAAGGCGGCGCGCCCGTGTCGGTGCTGCGCCTCTTCCATGTCTACGGCCCCTGGGAGTCGGCCCACCGGCTGGCGCCCACCGCCATCCGCGCGGCGCTCTCGGGCGACACCATGCCCATGACCGCCGGCGGCATCCGCCGCGACTGGGTCCACGTGCACGACGTCTGCGAAGCGCTGTTGCTGGCCGCGGACAAGGCGGCGCCCGGCGACGTGTTCAACATCGGCAGCGGCGTCGAGACCAGCAACGAGGCCCTGGTCGCGTGCGTCGAGTCGGTGCTGGGCCGCAGCGTCCGGCGGTCGGCCGGCGAACTCCCGCCCCGCGCCACCGACGCCGAGCACCGTTTCGCCGACCGCTCGCTGGCGCAAGCCCGGCTCGGCTGGGTGCCCCGGTACAGCCTGGCGGACGGCTTGCGCCAGACCGCCGCGTGGCACGCGCGGCACCCCAGCGCCTGGTCGGACCCGGACGACCAGCGCCCCGAGGCGGTGTGA
- a CDS encoding 5'-nucleotidase, with protein sequence MPVTLDGQLVVAISSRALFDFEEENRLFETGDDRAYMKLQLDRLEVPAMPGVAFSLVKKLLAFNDATTQRVEVVILSRNDPVSGMRVFRSAQHYGLPIQRGSFTRGQPPWRYLRPLRANLFLSTHLADVRAALDAGVPAAQVYPLSVHASDAHPNEVRIAFDGDAVLFSDEAERVYQSEGLSAFQAHEASHAGQPLAGGPFKPLLEALHRLQAEGTSAIHVRTALVTARSAPAHERAIRTLMDWNIEVDEAMFLGGLPKGEFLREFEPDFFFDDQTGHIESASLHVPAGHVASGISNR encoded by the coding sequence ATGCCTGTGACGCTTGATGGCCAGCTTGTTGTTGCGATTTCTTCGCGGGCGCTGTTCGACTTTGAAGAAGAGAACCGCCTGTTTGAAACCGGGGACGACCGCGCCTACATGAAGCTGCAGCTGGACAGGCTGGAGGTGCCGGCGATGCCGGGGGTGGCGTTTTCGCTGGTGAAAAAACTGCTGGCGTTCAACGACGCCACCACGCAGCGGGTGGAGGTCGTGATCCTCTCGCGCAACGACCCGGTCTCGGGCATGCGCGTGTTCCGCTCGGCGCAGCACTACGGCCTCCCGATCCAGCGCGGCAGCTTCACGCGCGGCCAGCCGCCCTGGCGTTACCTGCGCCCGCTGCGCGCCAACCTCTTCCTCTCGACCCACCTGGCCGACGTGCGCGCCGCGCTCGACGCGGGTGTGCCCGCCGCGCAGGTGTACCCGTTGTCGGTGCACGCGAGCGACGCGCACCCGAACGAGGTGCGCATCGCCTTCGACGGCGACGCGGTGCTGTTCTCCGACGAGGCCGAGCGCGTGTACCAGAGCGAAGGCCTCTCGGCGTTCCAGGCCCACGAAGCCAGCCACGCCGGCCAGCCCCTGGCCGGTGGGCCGTTCAAGCCGCTGCTCGAAGCGCTGCACCGCCTGCAGGCTGAGGGCACGAGCGCCATACACGTGCGCACCGCACTGGTCACCGCACGCAGCGCCCCGGCGCACGAGCGCGCCATCCGCACGCTGATGGACTGGAACATCGAGGTGGACGAGGCCATGTTCCTCGGCGGCCTGCCCAAGGGCGAGTTCCTGCGCGAGTTCGAGCCCGACTTCTTCTTCGACGACCAGACCGGGCACATCGAGTCGGCCTCGCTGCACGTGCCGGCCGGTCATGTGGCGAGCGGCATTTCCAACCGATAG
- the gspE gene encoding type II secretion system ATPase GspE — protein MKHPLPYAFAREHLWLLEDDAGRLTLHGSSTAAADEAAQTRRLSALSEILRCHDVSDMQWEPGEVLTQRISAAYAQGESSAAAVVSEVQSDADLSRMMQDLPAIEDLLETADDAPIIRMLNALLTQAARDGASDIHIEPYERHSSVRFRVDGTLREVVQPNRALHAALISRLKIMAELDISEKRLPQDGRISLRIGTRAVDVRVSTLPSAHGERAVLRLLDKSESRLTLEAVGMQGDVLGRFEKLVHQPHGIILVTGPTGSGKTTTLYAALQRLDASQQNIMTVEDPIEYELPGVGQTQVNAKIDLDFAKALRAILRQDPDVIMIGEIRDFETAQIAIQASLTGHLVLATLHTNDAPSAVTRLTDMGVEPFLLSSSLLGVLAQRLVRKLCPLCKRQDSEGRWQPVGCAHCNQTGYKGRTGIYELLVTDDAIRALVHNRAAESELIAAATAQGLRSMRADGQRLIAEGITSEAEVLSVTRD, from the coding sequence ATGAAGCACCCGCTGCCCTATGCCTTCGCGCGCGAGCACCTCTGGCTGCTGGAAGACGACGCCGGGCGCCTGACCCTGCACGGCAGCAGCACGGCCGCGGCCGACGAGGCCGCTCAGACCCGCCGCCTCTCGGCCCTGAGCGAAATCCTGCGCTGCCACGACGTGAGCGACATGCAGTGGGAACCCGGCGAGGTGCTGACCCAGCGCATCAGCGCGGCCTACGCACAGGGTGAATCGAGCGCCGCCGCCGTGGTCAGCGAGGTGCAGAGCGACGCCGACCTGAGCCGCATGATGCAGGACCTGCCGGCGATCGAAGACCTGCTGGAAACCGCCGACGACGCGCCCATCATCCGCATGCTCAACGCCCTGCTCACGCAGGCCGCGCGCGACGGCGCGAGCGACATCCACATCGAGCCGTACGAGCGGCATTCGAGCGTGCGCTTCCGGGTGGACGGCACGCTGCGCGAGGTGGTGCAACCCAACCGGGCCCTGCACGCCGCGCTGATCTCGCGCCTGAAGATCATGGCCGAGCTGGACATCTCCGAAAAACGCCTGCCGCAGGACGGCCGCATCAGCCTGCGCATCGGCACGCGCGCGGTCGATGTGCGCGTCTCCACCCTGCCCAGCGCCCACGGCGAACGCGCCGTGCTGCGCCTGCTGGACAAGAGCGAGAGCCGCCTGACGCTGGAGGCCGTCGGCATGCAGGGCGATGTGCTCGGGCGCTTCGAGAAGCTGGTGCACCAGCCGCACGGCATCATCCTCGTGACCGGCCCCACCGGCTCGGGCAAGACGACCACGCTCTACGCCGCGCTGCAGCGCCTGGACGCGAGCCAGCAGAACATCATGACGGTCGAAGACCCGATCGAGTACGAGCTGCCCGGCGTCGGCCAGACCCAGGTCAACGCCAAGATCGACCTCGACTTCGCCAAGGCTTTGCGCGCCATCCTGCGCCAGGACCCGGACGTGATCATGATCGGCGAGATCCGCGATTTTGAAACCGCGCAGATCGCGATCCAGGCCTCGCTCACCGGCCACCTGGTGCTCGCCACCCTGCACACCAACGACGCGCCCAGCGCCGTGACCCGCCTGACCGACATGGGCGTCGAGCCCTTCCTGCTCTCCAGCTCGCTGCTGGGCGTGCTCGCGCAGCGCCTGGTGCGCAAGCTCTGCCCCTTGTGCAAGCGCCAGGACAGCGAAGGCCGCTGGCAACCCGTGGGTTGCGCGCACTGCAACCAGACCGGCTACAAGGGCCGCACGGGCATCTACGAGTTGCTGGTCACCGACGACGCCATCCGCGCCCTGGTGCACAACCGCGCGGCCGAGAGCGAGCTGATCGCGGCCGCGACCGCGCAGGGCCTGCGCTCGATGCGCGCGGACGGGCAGCGGTTGATCGCCGAGGGCATCACCTCGGAAGCGGAAGTTCTGAGCGTGACGAGGGATTGA
- the gspF gene encoding type II secretion system inner membrane protein GspF translates to MPAYSFEAIDAQGATQKGLIDADTAKAARGLLRARALVPLSVEPAVNVGADGKGKGLNTTLWGGRVFNATGLAVWTRQIAGLVAAGLPLERALSALSEEAEKDEERRLVASLRAEVNAGAPFARALGQHPREFSAIYTGVIAAGEQSGQLGSVLERLADDLETREALKSKLIGASLYPAIVTLVAIVIVVFLVSYVVPQVAGVFAGSKRALPFLTVAMLAISDFVRSYGWLMLGLLVLGGFALAMARKQPALRQRMDAAWLRLPLVGRLARGYNAARFAATLAMLASAGVPILRALQTAAETLSNQAMRADALDALVLVREGAPLASALASKKRFPPLVAMFARLGEQTGQLPVMLQRAANQLGAEVQRRAMHLATILEPLLIVVMGAVVMLIVLAVLMPIIQLNQLVK, encoded by the coding sequence ATGCCCGCCTATTCCTTCGAAGCCATCGACGCCCAGGGCGCCACGCAAAAGGGCCTGATCGACGCCGACACGGCCAAGGCCGCGCGCGGGCTGCTGCGCGCGCGTGCGCTGGTGCCACTGTCGGTGGAGCCGGCGGTGAACGTCGGTGCCGACGGCAAGGGCAAGGGGCTGAACACCACGCTCTGGGGCGGCCGCGTGTTCAACGCCACCGGCCTCGCGGTCTGGACGCGCCAGATCGCCGGCCTGGTGGCGGCGGGCCTGCCGCTGGAGCGCGCGCTCTCGGCGCTGTCCGAAGAAGCGGAAAAAGACGAAGAACGCCGTCTCGTGGCCTCGCTGCGCGCCGAGGTCAACGCCGGCGCGCCGTTCGCACGCGCGCTCGGCCAGCACCCGCGCGAGTTCTCCGCCATCTACACCGGCGTGATCGCGGCCGGCGAGCAGAGCGGCCAGCTCGGCAGCGTGCTGGAGCGCCTGGCCGACGATCTGGAGACGCGCGAGGCGCTCAAGAGCAAGCTGATCGGCGCATCGCTCTACCCGGCCATCGTGACCCTGGTCGCCATCGTGATCGTGGTGTTCCTCGTGAGCTACGTGGTGCCGCAGGTCGCGGGCGTGTTCGCGGGCAGCAAGCGCGCCCTGCCCTTCCTCACCGTGGCCATGCTGGCCATCAGCGACTTCGTGCGCAGCTACGGCTGGTTGATGCTGGGCCTGCTGGTGCTCGGGGGCTTCGCGCTGGCGATGGCGCGCAAGCAGCCGGCGCTGCGCCAGCGCATGGACGCGGCCTGGCTGCGCCTGCCGCTGGTGGGGCGGCTGGCGCGCGGCTACAACGCGGCGCGTTTCGCCGCCACGCTGGCCATGCTGGCCTCGGCCGGCGTGCCCATCCTGCGCGCGCTGCAGACCGCCGCCGAAACCCTGAGCAACCAGGCCATGCGCGCCGACGCGCTGGACGCGCTGGTGCTCGTGCGCGAGGGCGCGCCGTTGGCCTCGGCGCTCGCGAGCAAGAAGCGTTTCCCGCCACTGGTCGCCATGTTCGCCCGGCTGGGCGAGCAGACCGGCCAGCTGCCCGTGATGCTGCAGCGCGCGGCCAACCAGCTCGGTGCCGAAGTGCAGCGCCGCGCCATGCACCTGGCCACCATCCTGGAGCCGCTGCTGATCGTGGTCATGGGCGCTGTGGTGATGCTGATCGTGCTGGCGGTGCTGATGCCGATCATCCAGCTGAACCAGCTGGTGAAGTGA
- the gspN gene encoding type II secretion system protein N: protein MAHPHTVRWAWLGAGLGLLIALLVFAPARWLGTTLDSATGGRVQLVNARGTVWNGRGDLLLSGGEGSRGQTALPQGVRWTLMPGWQQGPVLKARLSSPCCTEQPIGITVRPGLGNADLVFSAFSSRWPAALLVGLGTPWNTLRLDGQLLFQSPGFTVAWHSGRPQLKGLLVIEARDLATRVSTLRPLGSYRVELRARPEGDQATLALTTLSGGLQLQGNGQWVGGRLRFRGDAQAAPGNETALANLLSIIGRREGVRSLLTFG from the coding sequence ATGGCACACCCCCACACCGTCCGCTGGGCCTGGCTGGGCGCTGGCCTGGGTCTGCTGATCGCTTTGCTGGTCTTTGCGCCCGCGCGCTGGCTGGGCACGACGCTGGACAGCGCCACCGGCGGCCGGGTGCAACTGGTCAATGCCCGAGGCACGGTGTGGAACGGTCGGGGCGACCTGCTGCTCAGCGGCGGCGAGGGCAGCCGGGGCCAGACCGCGCTGCCGCAAGGCGTGCGCTGGACGCTGATGCCGGGCTGGCAACAAGGGCCGGTCTTGAAGGCCCGACTGAGTTCACCCTGCTGCACCGAGCAACCCATCGGCATCACGGTGCGCCCGGGCCTGGGCAACGCCGACCTGGTGTTCTCCGCCTTCAGCAGCCGCTGGCCCGCCGCGTTGCTGGTCGGGCTGGGCACACCCTGGAACACCCTGCGCCTGGACGGCCAGTTGCTGTTCCAGTCGCCCGGCTTCACGGTGGCCTGGCACAGCGGGCGCCCTCAACTGAAAGGGCTGCTCGTGATCGAAGCGCGCGACCTCGCCACCCGCGTGTCCACGCTGCGCCCGCTGGGCAGCTACCGCGTCGAACTGCGGGCCAGACCCGAAGGCGACCAGGCCACCCTCGCGCTCACCACGCTCAGCGGCGGCCTGCAACTTCAAGGCAACGGCCAGTGGGTGGGTGGCCGGCTGCGCTTTCGCGGCGACGCGCAGGCCGCGCCCGGCAACGAGACCGCGCTGGCCAACCTGCTCAGCATCATCGGGCGGCGCGAAGGCGTGCGCTCGCTGCTTACGTTCGGATAA
- the gspM gene encoding type II secretion system protein GspM, with protein MAAPDPTQKASALTRLSQRLGTTLQAMSPREQRAVHIAAWVVGLGLLWWVGLAPALKTLQQAPAKQAQLDQALSQMQNLAASAEVLRKQNATPPPGRDAALRALEDATRALGASAQMALQGDRATVTLRSTPPRALAQWLHQVRVNARLLPVQAQMQRGGNPDGWTGQIVLAGPGLGTGN; from the coding sequence ATGGCCGCACCCGATCCAACCCAGAAAGCCTCCGCCCTGACCCGCCTCAGTCAGCGCCTCGGCACCACGCTGCAGGCCATGTCGCCCCGCGAGCAACGCGCGGTGCACATCGCCGCCTGGGTCGTGGGGCTGGGTCTCTTGTGGTGGGTGGGCCTGGCGCCCGCGCTCAAGACCTTGCAGCAAGCCCCTGCGAAGCAGGCCCAGCTCGACCAGGCACTGAGCCAGATGCAAAACCTGGCCGCCAGCGCCGAGGTGCTGCGCAAGCAGAACGCCACCCCGCCGCCCGGCCGCGACGCGGCTTTGCGCGCACTCGAAGACGCGACCCGCGCGCTCGGTGCCAGCGCGCAGATGGCGCTGCAGGGCGACCGTGCCACGGTGACCCTGCGCAGCACACCCCCGCGCGCCCTGGCGCAGTGGCTCCACCAGGTGCGCGTCAACGCCCGGCTGCTGCCGGTGCAGGCGCAGATGCAGCGCGGCGGCAACCCCGACGGCTGGACGGGCCAGATCGTGCTGGCCGGCCCCGGTCTGGGAACCGGCAACTGA
- the gspD gene encoding type II secretion system secretin GspD: protein MKPTFSPAALALAMGLVLGPLAAPLTQAQQRRNAEPVVLNFVGAEIEAVARTMATITGRNVVVDPRVKGTMNLATDKPVPPAVALNQFGAALRLQGFTLVDTGGIYKIVPEADAKLQGNPVNAGPVSQLASSNQIVTQIFRLNHESANNLVPVLRPLIGPNNTINVNPGNNSLVITDYADNLQRIGRIITALDVSGATDVEIIPLQHAIAVDLAPLVLRLIEPAGSSAAPGQAGDPSYKTTLVAEPRSNSLILRAANPARLALARSLVAQLDRPSATNAAGNIHVVYLKNADATALATTLRAAMAGEGGGGASAGSSGSTTVRSASGAATTTTTSNPATAPVSGSAAPSTGGQIQADPATNALIITAPEPQYRQLRAVIDQLDSRRAQVYVESLIAEVNADKAAEFGIQWQGPLGNLGENTVGLLGTNFGTGGNNILTNLLPIAQGSVSDITAPGTGLNLGMASRRNGVYLLGFLARFLQENGDGNILSTPNLLTLDNEEAKIVIGQNVPFVTGQFTNTGTGSSANGSVNPFQTIERKDVGLTLRVKPQISENGTIKMVIFQEVSSVQASSLNSTTGLITNKRTIESTVLVDDGAVVVLGGLLQDEYAGNQSKVPGLGDIPLFGNLFKSESRNRKKTNLMVFLRPVVLRDARATSNFSLDRYELMRSIQKEAQPDPSGALRVNNGPVMPPERAPEIPAPGVQATPLAPLAPSQ, encoded by the coding sequence ATGAAACCGACCTTCTCTCCCGCCGCGCTCGCACTGGCCATGGGCCTCGTGCTCGGCCCGCTGGCCGCGCCCCTGACGCAGGCCCAGCAGCGGCGCAACGCCGAGCCGGTGGTGCTCAATTTCGTGGGCGCGGAGATCGAAGCCGTGGCCCGCACCATGGCCACCATCACCGGGCGCAACGTGGTTGTCGATCCACGTGTCAAGGGCACCATGAACCTCGCGACCGACAAACCGGTGCCGCCCGCCGTCGCGCTCAACCAGTTCGGTGCCGCGCTGCGCCTGCAGGGCTTCACGCTGGTGGACACCGGCGGCATCTACAAGATCGTGCCCGAGGCCGACGCCAAGCTCCAGGGCAACCCGGTGAACGCCGGCCCGGTGAGCCAACTCGCGTCGTCCAACCAGATCGTGACCCAGATCTTCCGGCTCAACCACGAGTCGGCCAACAACCTGGTGCCGGTGCTGCGCCCCCTGATCGGGCCCAACAACACCATCAACGTCAACCCCGGCAACAACTCGCTGGTCATCACCGACTACGCCGACAACCTGCAGCGCATCGGCCGCATCATCACGGCGCTGGACGTCTCGGGCGCCACCGACGTCGAGATCATTCCGCTGCAACACGCCATCGCCGTCGATCTCGCGCCACTGGTGCTGCGCCTGATCGAACCGGCGGGCTCGAGCGCCGCCCCCGGCCAGGCCGGCGATCCGTCGTACAAGACCACGCTGGTGGCCGAGCCGCGCAGCAACAGCCTGATCCTGCGCGCGGCCAACCCGGCGCGGCTGGCCCTGGCACGTTCGCTCGTGGCCCAGCTGGACCGCCCCAGCGCCACCAACGCGGCGGGCAACATCCACGTCGTCTACCTGAAGAACGCCGACGCCACCGCGCTCGCCACCACGCTGCGCGCGGCCATGGCCGGCGAAGGCGGCGGTGGCGCGAGCGCCGGATCGTCGGGCAGCACCACGGTGCGCAGCGCCAGTGGGGCCGCCACCACCACGACCACGTCCAACCCCGCCACCGCGCCGGTGAGCGGCAGCGCCGCACCTTCGACCGGCGGCCAGATCCAGGCCGACCCGGCGACCAACGCCCTCATCATCACCGCGCCCGAGCCGCAGTACCGCCAGCTGCGCGCCGTGATCGACCAGCTCGACTCGCGTCGCGCGCAGGTGTACGTGGAAAGCCTGATCGCCGAGGTCAACGCCGACAAGGCGGCGGAGTTCGGCATCCAGTGGCAAGGCCCGCTGGGCAACCTCGGCGAGAACACGGTGGGCCTGCTGGGCACCAACTTTGGCACCGGCGGCAACAACATCCTGACCAACCTGCTGCCCATCGCGCAGGGCAGCGTGTCCGACATCACCGCGCCGGGCACCGGCCTCAACCTGGGCATGGCGTCGCGGCGCAACGGCGTGTACCTGCTGGGCTTCCTCGCGCGTTTCCTGCAGGAAAACGGCGACGGCAACATCCTCTCCACCCCCAACCTGCTGACGCTGGACAACGAAGAGGCCAAGATCGTGATCGGCCAGAACGTGCCCTTCGTCACCGGCCAGTTCACCAACACCGGCACCGGATCTTCGGCCAACGGCTCGGTCAATCCGTTCCAGACCATCGAACGCAAGGACGTGGGCCTGACCTTGCGCGTGAAGCCTCAGATCAGCGAGAACGGCACCATCAAGATGGTGATCTTCCAGGAGGTCAGCAGCGTGCAGGCCTCGTCGCTGAACTCGACCACCGGCCTGATCACCAACAAGCGCACCATCGAATCGACCGTGCTGGTGGACGACGGCGCTGTCGTCGTGCTCGGCGGCCTGCTGCAGGATGAGTACGCGGGCAACCAGTCCAAGGTCCCGGGCCTGGGCGACATTCCCTTGTTTGGCAACCTGTTCAAGAGCGAAAGCCGCAACCGCAAGAAAACCAACCTCATGGTGTTCCTGCGCCCGGTGGTGCTGCGCGACGCGCGCGCCACCAGCAACTTCTCGCTCGACCGCTACGAGCTGATGCGTTCGATACAGAAAGAGGCGCAGCCCGACCCCAGCGGCGCGCTGAGGGTCAACAACGGACCGGTGATGCCGCCGGAGCGCGCGCCCGAGATCCCGGCCCCAGGCGTTCAGGCCACGCCGCTGGCGCCCCTGGCACCGTCGCAATGA
- a CDS encoding class I SAM-dependent methyltransferase: MNAAAAPPCPRCLQPCSTGGGRVACPTCGLRPSPLPRLWLAEDDSAPDGFDTEAADRLSDLVTQDHFWVRERNRLVERLLQRLARRRTSPWQLALELGCGAGLSLPLLEARATEVTAVDGHRRLLQQAQAASSKAVLVQGDVTDTRLGPGRHDLLTAFDVIEHVDGDAFLAEARRLARPGADLLLSAPAFPSLWSEMDVRAGHRCRYRWRQMQLELARNGWRTVGHTHFQCLLFPLVYASRHWPGRSAQQTERRPSPTLDRWLGAVNRFEVDRLGGLSLPFGSSLFVWARAEAPR, encoded by the coding sequence GTGAACGCCGCCGCCGCGCCACCCTGCCCCCGCTGCCTTCAGCCGTGCAGCACCGGCGGCGGGCGGGTGGCCTGCCCCACCTGCGGGCTGCGACCGTCCCCGCTGCCGCGCCTGTGGCTGGCCGAAGACGACAGCGCGCCCGACGGCTTCGACACCGAAGCGGCGGACCGCCTGTCCGACCTCGTCACGCAGGACCATTTCTGGGTGCGCGAACGCAACCGCCTGGTGGAGCGCCTGCTGCAACGCCTGGCCCGGCGCCGGACATCGCCCTGGCAGCTCGCGCTGGAGCTGGGTTGTGGCGCGGGGCTCAGCCTGCCGCTGCTCGAAGCGCGGGCGACCGAGGTGACGGCGGTCGACGGCCACCGCCGCCTGCTTCAGCAGGCCCAGGCCGCCTCCAGCAAGGCGGTGCTCGTGCAGGGCGACGTGACCGACACCCGGCTCGGCCCCGGCCGCCACGACCTGCTGACCGCGTTCGACGTGATCGAACACGTGGACGGCGACGCCTTCCTCGCCGAAGCCCGCCGCCTGGCCCGGCCCGGTGCCGACCTGCTGCTGTCCGCGCCCGCCTTTCCCTCGCTGTGGAGCGAGATGGACGTGCGGGCCGGTCACCGCTGCCGCTACCGCTGGCGCCAGATGCAACTGGAGCTGGCGCGCAACGGCTGGCGCACCGTGGGCCACACCCACTTCCAGTGCCTGCTGTTCCCGCTGGTGTACGCCAGCCGCCACTGGCCGGGGCGCTCGGCGCAACAGACCGAGCGCCGGCCCTCGCCCACGCTGGACCGCTGGCTGGGCGCGGTCAACCGCTTCGAGGTGGACCGGCTGGGCGGGCTGTCCCTGCCGTTCGGGTCGTCGCTCTTCGTCTGGGCCCGGGCGGAGGCACCGCGGTGA
- a CDS encoding class I SAM-dependent methyltransferase, with the protein MDTPDRIAHNQYQRTYFDTVVRARLALGATTYVNAHVQRMLSALPVLPGQRVLEVGAGPGKFTLLMAGRGWDIVANDLSPVLLEQLETASDHQIETLCCDIATVGDHISEPFDHAMGFFVLHHLMDFDAVFAGLAKVLKPGATVAFCEPVAWNPLYYAQIFFTPGMRFAGEPSLTSMRPGKILPALERAGFTRTRAQGYGYFPPVLKNRPLGDRVERWLDRQAWVPFPNAFQLFSAQLPA; encoded by the coding sequence ATGGACACCCCCGACCGCATCGCACACAACCAGTACCAGCGCACCTACTTCGACACCGTGGTGCGGGCCCGGCTGGCCCTGGGCGCCACGACCTACGTCAACGCCCATGTGCAGCGCATGCTGTCGGCCCTGCCGGTGTTGCCCGGCCAACGGGTGCTGGAGGTGGGGGCCGGCCCGGGCAAGTTCACGTTGCTGATGGCCGGGCGGGGCTGGGACATCGTGGCCAACGACCTGTCGCCGGTGCTGCTGGAGCAGCTGGAGACCGCGTCCGACCACCAGATCGAAACGCTGTGCTGCGACATCGCGACCGTCGGCGACCACATCAGCGAGCCCTTCGACCACGCCATGGGCTTTTTCGTGCTGCACCACCTCATGGATTTCGACGCGGTGTTCGCCGGGCTGGCCAAGGTGCTGAAGCCGGGCGCCACCGTCGCGTTCTGCGAACCGGTCGCCTGGAACCCGCTGTACTACGCCCAGATCTTCTTCACCCCCGGCATGCGCTTTGCCGGTGAACCCTCGCTCACGTCCATGCGCCCCGGCAAGATCCTGCCGGCGCTGGAGCGGGCCGGCTTCACCCGGACCCGCGCACAGGGCTACGGCTACTTTCCACCGGTCCTGAAAAACCGCCCGCTGGGCGACCGCGTGGAGCGGTGGCTGGACCGGCAGGCCTGGGTGCCGTTCCCGAACGCCTTCCAGCTCTTCAGCGCCCAGCTGCCCGCGTGA